The DNA window CCTTCTTATGGGCATCCAGTTGGGCAGGTGTAGTGGTCATGCTGTTGCTCCCTTGCTCTTTCTACTTTTCCGAATGGCGAGCCATCCGTTGAAACACCGTGGATTCGGCTGGGAAGTCACGCCCCAGCCGCTAAGTCACAACTATGCCTTTTTTACCGCGTGGCCGCCAAACGCATTGCGCTGAATCGAGATCATGCGGTCGGTGAAATTGTTGTCCTCGCGGCTGCGGAGACGGCGAATCAGCGACTCCGTAATCACCGGTGCTGAGACGTTCAGATCAATCGCTTCGAAGACCGTCCAACGGCCCTCGCCGGAGTCAGGAACAAACGCTGTGAGGCCGTCCAACGTTGGATTCTTCTCAAGCGCGTCTGCCGTCAGATCTAGCAACCATGAGCGAACCACCGAGCCCTTCTGCCAGATCTTGGAGATCTGTACCAGATCGAGGTTGAGCGGCGTCTTCGCCTTCATGATCGAGAAGCCTTCCGCGTAGCCCTGCATCATGGCGTACTCGATGCCGTTGTGGACCATCTTGACGAAGTGTCCAGCGCCCGACGGTCCAACGTGCCCCCAGCCCTCTGCCTTGCCGGGAGCGAGGGTCTCGAAGATCGGGTAGAGCGGCTTGACGGCCTCTTCGTCTCCGCCGACCATCATGCTGTAGCCTTCCTTGAGTCCCCAGATACCGCCTGAGGTTCCGCAGTCAACGAAGTGAAAGCCTTGCGGCTTCAGGGCTACGTGCCGGCGCTGCGTGTCCTTGTAGTTCGAGTTGCCACCATCGATGATAGTGTCGCCCTGCTGCATCAGCGGCAGAAGCCTGGCGATGGTCTGGTCGACCGGGTCGCCTTCGGGAACCATGATCCATACTGCGCGCGGAGCACTCAGATTCTTGACCAGATCTTCGAGCGAGTCCACGCCAACCGAACCGAGCGATGTCAGCCTGGCGGTCGCTTCCTTATTGAAGTCGAAGCCGACGACCTTGTGACCGCCGAGACGGAGGCGCTCCGCCATATTGAATCCCATCTTGCCAAGTCCGATAAGTCCGATTTCCATAGTCTTCAAAGTCCTTTCAATAACCGTACTTCCAAGGTCGAATTGCTAGATATTAACTCCCAGCTCCGCCAGAGAAGCGCGGACCTGGGCTGGGGATTCGAACCGGATTCCCTTCATGCCGTGATACTCAGCGGCGTCGATGTTTGCCTGCTTGTCGTCGATGAAGACGGCGGTCGGGGCGGGTTGGCCCGATATGCGGATCGCGGCCCGGAAGATGTCGGGATGCGGCTTCATCTCGTTCACATAGCCGGAGCAGATGAAGTAGTCGAACTGCTCGCGAAGCCCGAAGGTGTCGAGGCGGTACTCGTTCAGTTCCGCGCTCTCGTTGTTCAGCGTTGCAAGTTTGTATTGCCCGGATGACTTCAGCGCAACGAGGATATCAAAGGATTCAGGATACTGGAATGAACTTTGCCCGCATACTTTGGGCCAGATGTCCGCAAAGGTGAAGTCATAGTCCGGTCGTGGGCCGAGTTCTGGCTTGAACAATGTTCGATCGAAGTACTCCTCCGCGCTGATCCGGCCCCGCTCCCATACGAAGCTCTCGTAAGGATGCCGCCGTTCAAACGCTGGAAGATCGACGCCCAGGGAAGACAACACATTAACCCGTTGATACCGGTCCCAGCCGTTCGACAGAAGGACACCGCCGATGTCCCAGAAGATCGTCCGGATATCGTTCATTCCGCCTTCAATACCTTTCGCCGTGGCAAGTCATCGTTTCGGGTTGGATGCTGGCGGCTGATGCTTCGATCTACTCAAACCGTCTGTGACCTGACACATTGCAAAGAAAAGGGCGGAGCCTAAGCCCCGCCCATCTCATTACTTCTTCAACAGCTTCTTGGCCAGAGCAACGGTTGCCTCGACCGTAACGCCGTAGTGCTGCATCACGGTTGGTCCGGGTGCCGACGCTCCGAACTTATCGACTCCGATGATGCCGCCGTTGTGGCCGACATACTTCCACCAGCCCATCGTCGATCCCGCTTCCACGGCGATCTTCGGTGTGGATTCGGGGAAGACGGACGCCTTGTAGGCCTCGTCCTGCTCCTCGAAGATCTTGAAGCTGGGCATCGAGACGACGGTCGCGCCGATTCCCTCAGCCTTCAGAACTTCAGCCGCCTTCAGAACAAGCTCCACCTCGGAGCCGGTGCCGATCAGGATGATGTCCTTGCCGGAGTCGTCGAGCACATACGCACCGTGCTTCACGCCCTCGTGAATCTTGTACTTTTCGGCATCGAGGACCGGAAGGTCCTGACGGGAGAGCGCCATGAAGCTTGCGCTCTTGCGCTCGAGCGCGAGCCGCCAGCAGGCAGCCGTCTCGTTCGCATCCGCAGGACGGAAGTCCGTCAACTGCGGAATGGCGCGCATGCTCATCAGGTGCTCGACCGGCTGGTGGGTCGGGCCGTCAGCGCCGAGGCCGATCGAATCGTGCGTGAAGACATACAGCGAGTGGACCGACATGATGCCGCCCATGCGCAGCGCCGAACGGCAGTAGTCCGAGAAGGTGTAGAAGGTCGAGCCGAACGGGATCAGGCCGCCGTGCGCCGCGATGCCATTGACCGCAGCCATCATGCCGAACTCACGCACACCGAAGAATACGTTCCGGCCAACGGGATCGACGTGGAAGCTGGGCGAGTTGGCGAAGATCGTCTTGGTGGAGCTGGTGAGGTCGGCCGCGCCGCCAAACAGCTCGGGAACCACGCCCGCGATCGCGTTCATGACGACCTGGCCTGCGTTGCGTGTGGCTATTGGCTTGCCCACCGGGAATACCGGCAGCTTCGCCTCCCAGCCCTTGGCGAGTTCCTGCGCGAAGGCGCGATCGTACTCGGCTGCCTTCTCGGGATACGCGGTGGCATAGGCCTTGAACTTCTCGTTCCACTCGTCGTGCAGCTTCTTGCCCTTGGGGACGATCTCGCCCCACTGCTTCGCAGCTTCTTCAGGGATGTAGAAGTCCTTGTCCTCCGGGAAGCCGAGGTTGCGCTTGGTGGCCTTAACGTTCTCCACTCCGAGCGCCTCGCCGTGGACTGCCTTGGTGCCAGCCTTCGGGCTGCCGTAGCCGATGACCGTGCGGACCTTGATCAGCGTGGGCTTCTTGGTCTCGCGCTGTGCTTCTTCAATGGCCTTCGAAAGCGCAACCAGATCGTTGCCGTCGGTCACCGTGATGACCTGCCAGTGATACGCCTCGAACCGCTTCACCACATCTTCGGTGTAGGAGAGTTCTGTCGGGCCGTCGAGCGAGATCAGGTTGTCATCGTAGAGCACGATAAGCTTGCCGAGTTCCAGCGTTCCGGCCAGCGAGGCTGATTCGTGCGAGATGCCTTCCATGAGGTCGCCATCGCCGCAGAGGACGTAGGTGTGGTGGTCGACCGGCGTGTGGTTCTCGTGGTTGTAGACCGCCGCGAGATGCTTTTCGGCGATCGCGAGGCCAACGGCCATTGCAAATCCCTGCCCGAGAGGACCGGTGGTGACTTCAACGCCCGGGGTCTCTCCGATCTCCGGGTGCCCGGGGGTATGCGATCCCCACTCGCGGAACTGCTTCAACTGCTCCATGGGCAGGTCGTAGCCCGCGAGATGCAGCATGCCGTAGAGCAGCGCCGAAGCGTGTCCGTTCGAGAGCACGAAGCGGTCGCGGTCGCTCCACTTGGGGTCCTTCGGGTCGTGCTTCATGTACTTGTGGTACAGAAGGTACGCGATCGGAGCGCATCCGAGCGGAGCACCGGGGTGGCCGTTCTTGGCCTTCTCCACGGCGTCGACAGCCAGAAAACGTAGCGTATTGATCGAAAGTTGGTCGATGTCTTGGGTCTGCAGGTCGCTCATTCGATTTCCTTTTCCAGTTAAGCGGGGCGGTGAAACAGCTCCCGGTGGTGGTTTCCAACATCAGCGATATCAGTGTACAGGTCGATCCTGCGAACAAAAATGAGTGGCCCTTCAATCAGCTCATCACCGGCCTATCGTGCCGCTTCGAGTTCAGCCCGGAATGAGTGTTACTTCGTGATTGCGTCCCAGCCAGCGGTCCTCCGCCGGCCAATACAGGGTGAAGATGATCTTGCCAGAGTGCTGAGGCGTTGTACCGATGTCCGCATACGACCCCGGATATCCAACCGTGCGCGATTCGACCGTCGCTTGAGTGGCCCAGTCGTCGAAGGTGTAGGTCACCCGAAAACGTTTCGCGTCCATGATGCGAAGCATCAGACCCGCAACCATCTGCGTGACCTGGCGCGTTGTCTGGAAGACCTCGATCAGCGAGGTGAAGGTCCTTTCCTCGGCTGGCTTGGCATAGCGATCTTCCACAGCGGAGATCGTGTCAAAGACGCGACCGTCGCTCTTGGAGCGGAGCAGCTTCACATACTCGGAGTGCGCCCAAACCAGCGGCTGTGCCGCTCCGGCCGATCGGCCCAGGAACAGGCCTTCGGACGGCAGATCGGCGTGGTCCCAGATCTGCTCGGGCAACATACCTCCGACTGACGAAAACTTTTCGAACGCCGTAATGAAGCTGTCCACATCGTTACCGGCGGCAAGCTCATAGTGGGCGCGCTCCCCCCCGAGCAGAGGCCATGCGCGGCCCTGTCCCCAGTGCTCGAATGGGCCGCCGTCTTTCCGCTGGCCGTAGCCATCATGGTTGTAGCGTCGCCAGGAGTCGCCATAGGGCGTCTCGATCTTCAGGCACTTGTCGACCACCTTCAGCGAATCGATGATCAGCGGATCGTCGGCGCGGCGAATGCCGTAACGCACCAGTTCTAGGAAGCCCGCGTCGATCACCTCGCGGGCCTCGAAGTCGTACTTTTCGTCCGGAGCGCGGTT is part of the Granulicella aggregans genome and encodes:
- the gnd gene encoding phosphogluconate dehydrogenase (NAD(+)-dependent, decarboxylating), giving the protein MEIGLIGLGKMGFNMAERLRLGGHKVVGFDFNKEATARLTSLGSVGVDSLEDLVKNLSAPRAVWIMVPEGDPVDQTIARLLPLMQQGDTIIDGGNSNYKDTQRRHVALKPQGFHFVDCGTSGGIWGLKEGYSMMVGGDEEAVKPLYPIFETLAPGKAEGWGHVGPSGAGHFVKMVHNGIEYAMMQGYAEGFSIMKAKTPLNLDLVQISKIWQKGSVVRSWLLDLTADALEKNPTLDGLTAFVPDSGEGRWTVFEAIDLNVSAPVITESLIRRLRSREDNNFTDRMISIQRNAFGGHAVKKA
- the tkt gene encoding transketolase encodes the protein MSDLQTQDIDQLSINTLRFLAVDAVEKAKNGHPGAPLGCAPIAYLLYHKYMKHDPKDPKWSDRDRFVLSNGHASALLYGMLHLAGYDLPMEQLKQFREWGSHTPGHPEIGETPGVEVTTGPLGQGFAMAVGLAIAEKHLAAVYNHENHTPVDHHTYVLCGDGDLMEGISHESASLAGTLELGKLIVLYDDNLISLDGPTELSYTEDVVKRFEAYHWQVITVTDGNDLVALSKAIEEAQRETKKPTLIKVRTVIGYGSPKAGTKAVHGEALGVENVKATKRNLGFPEDKDFYIPEEAAKQWGEIVPKGKKLHDEWNEKFKAYATAYPEKAAEYDRAFAQELAKGWEAKLPVFPVGKPIATRNAGQVVMNAIAGVVPELFGGAADLTSSTKTIFANSPSFHVDPVGRNVFFGVREFGMMAAVNGIAAHGGLIPFGSTFYTFSDYCRSALRMGGIMSVHSLYVFTHDSIGLGADGPTHQPVEHLMSMRAIPQLTDFRPADANETAACWRLALERKSASFMALSRQDLPVLDAEKYKIHEGVKHGAYVLDDSGKDIILIGTGSEVELVLKAAEVLKAEGIGATVVSMPSFKIFEEQDEAYKASVFPESTPKIAVEAGSTMGWWKYVGHNGGIIGVDKFGASAPGPTVMQHYGVTVEATVALAKKLLKK
- a CDS encoding HAD-IA family hydrolase; the encoded protein is MNDIRTIFWDIGGVLLSNGWDRYQRVNVLSSLGVDLPAFERRHPYESFVWERGRISAEEYFDRTLFKPELGPRPDYDFTFADIWPKVCGQSSFQYPESFDILVALKSSGQYKLATLNNESAELNEYRLDTFGLREQFDYFICSGYVNEMKPHPDIFRAAIRISGQPAPTAVFIDDKQANIDAAEYHGMKGIRFESPAQVRASLAELGVNI